From Methanomicrobiales archaeon HGW-Methanomicrobiales-1, a single genomic window includes:
- a CDS encoding ammonium transporter: MVTDSGSTIAWLITASALVMLMTPGVGFFYGGLVRKKNFISMITLSFVAFALVSLQWIFIGYTLSFGQDIGGVIGNLGMLGLNGVSMNSGDAGYPPLLFMLFQMTFAAVTVAIVTSGLAERVKLSSFILFSLLWTTLVYDPIAHWVWGGGWLAAIGAIDFAGGMVVHISAGFAALAIAVVIGKRAGYGQYTMEPHNIPMTLLGAALLWFGWFGFNGGSALAANGMAVNAIVVTNTAAAAGALSWMAISWYYGKPSSLGMITGAVAGLGTITPAAGYVTPLTAVLIGAIAGIVCYKAMLWRIKSGMDESLDAWAVHGVGGFMGTIFAGIFATTAVCSYSGLLEGNVHQFTANVIGAVVVTIYAFVVTSVIAIAIDRTVGLRVSEEEEYVGLDLSQHGECCR, encoded by the coding sequence ATGGTTACTGACAGTGGGTCCACTATTGCCTGGCTTATCACCGCATCAGCGCTCGTAATGCTGATGACCCCCGGTGTAGGTTTTTTCTACGGCGGGCTTGTGCGGAAGAAGAATTTTATCTCGATGATCACCCTCTCCTTTGTTGCATTTGCTCTGGTGAGTCTCCAATGGATTTTTATCGGGTATACCCTGTCCTTCGGGCAGGATATTGGCGGAGTAATTGGCAACCTGGGAATGCTCGGGTTGAACGGAGTAAGTATGAATTCTGGAGACGCCGGGTATCCCCCGCTGCTCTTTATGCTCTTCCAGATGACCTTTGCGGCAGTCACTGTGGCAATCGTCACATCGGGTCTGGCCGAAAGGGTGAAACTGAGTTCATTCATTCTCTTCTCGCTGCTCTGGACAACACTGGTGTATGACCCCATCGCCCACTGGGTTTGGGGCGGGGGCTGGCTGGCTGCGATCGGAGCCATAGATTTTGCCGGAGGAATGGTCGTCCATATCAGTGCCGGATTTGCCGCACTTGCCATTGCTGTTGTCATAGGGAAGCGTGCGGGTTACGGGCAATATACCATGGAACCGCACAATATCCCGATGACGCTGCTGGGGGCTGCCCTGCTCTGGTTCGGCTGGTTCGGTTTTAATGGGGGAAGTGCCCTTGCCGCAAACGGTATGGCGGTGAATGCGATTGTCGTGACCAATACTGCCGCTGCTGCAGGCGCATTGTCCTGGATGGCGATCAGCTGGTACTATGGCAAGCCGAGCTCCCTGGGAATGATTACCGGTGCAGTGGCGGGCCTGGGTACGATTACCCCCGCTGCCGGCTATGTAACACCCTTAACCGCAGTCCTTATCGGGGCCATTGCCGGTATAGTCTGTTACAAGGCAATGCTCTGGAGAATAAAGAGTGGGATGGATGAGAGCCTTGATGCATGGGCGGTGCATGGGGTCGGGGGATTCATGGGCACGATCTTTGCCGGGATTTTTGCCACGACGGCGGTCTGCAGTTATTCCGGGCTGCTTGAAGGCAATGTCCACCAGTTCACGGCAAATGTGATCGGGGCGGTTGTTGTTACCATATATGCGTTTGTCGTGACCAGTGTGATCGCAATTGCCATTGACAGGACGGTAGGACTCCGGGTAAGCGAGGAAGAAGAATATGTCGGGCTGGATCTCTCGCAGCATGGGGAATGCTGCCGGTGA